Below is a genomic region from Tripterygium wilfordii isolate XIE 37 chromosome 12, ASM1340144v1, whole genome shotgun sequence.
TCTGGTGTATTTTGGTTTGACTCTTTTTGTGTTTGTGAACTAACAAAAGGTTTAATCATCTTATACATTTTCTTATCTTATCACAAGATGATTATTATCCCTTGCCTTGTGGTTGTATAGGGAGAAACTTAGCGCCATTCAAAGGCCACTtgttactctctctctctctacttttcTCTTTACTAAGTGTGCACAAAACAAAACACACCGTCATGTGAAAATTTTCTACGCGCACAAACCTGACAACTTGAGTTCGGATGTACAAATGATAAGATTATATGATGTCGTTTtgagtaaaaaaaaagattttttaaTTGGTAATTTTGATCAACGCTAGCAAAAAATCCaagattttgaaaataagaaataaagaaTTAGAGCTGTGAAAATTAATCGAAAAAATCAAATCGCCTAACCGAATCGATCGATTTGGCAGTTCATATGATTCATGTAAACAAAAAATCCAAgattttgaaaagaagaaataaagaatGTTATAGATGGAGAGTGGCGGGCCCCCGGCCCGGAGCAGGGATTTGCCCTAAAAGCCCACAACGAGCGGCACAAGCTTGTCTGAACGGGATGCCCCCGCCGAGTACGATTACACAGCCCCGCGCTCCCACGTGGCAAACGGCCGTCTACAAAAATTGGCGGGTGCTGCCGTGACCCAAAGAAAGAGGGTCATTTACGTCATTTCATCTAAAACCCACAAAAGAATGCTAGGGTTTTGTGATCACCACCTCCGAGCGCATACTCtgtcgctctctctctctcgaacaCTCACATCCTCTCTGCTCAGTCTCTGTTTCGCCATTTTCGTGCTTTGCAGGATCACGGCTGGTGCTTTGTTTCTGGGTTTCTTTACTCCTCGTGTTTTTCTCTGGCACTAGTGGGTCTACTCTGTTTTCTGAAGCGAATGATTTTGGTCTTTCAAAGTTACTACACCTTCAAAAAGAAACCCACTAAGTGACCTGATGATTTCATCTCCTTTTCTCTGCCTCTCTTTTTGTCTCTGATTATTTCGAGGGTTTGTTTTGGAGGATTTGTTTGATGGATGTGATGATGGATCATCGGAAGGAAAAGGTGAGTGGTTTTTTAATGATTACgagcttttgcttttctttttcatttcccTTTTGTGTTGCtaattttcattatttatgttttttttaatctcaggGAGCATCGATTGATGAAACGGATGTGAGTGAGACGAAGAACCAGAAATGTTGCACTGATTGTAAGACCACCAAGACCCCCTTGTGGAGGGCTGGTCCTTCTGGACCCAAGGTGTGAAATCCGCAAACCCTTTTAGTTCAAACCTTTTTTTGTATTCTTCTCTTTCCCCCctcttttctctgttttttcagTGGGTTTTTGATTTTCTGATTCATGGATTCTTCTCTCGCTTTTGTGAATTAGCTTCTGTGTTTCActctctttttccttttgaaaATCGTTTTTGATTTGTTGGGTGTGTCTCTGACTGAATGGGTATATAGGTTACTTTTTGTTTAGAATTGATATATATTTGAGATCAACTTTGTATTTATCTGGGTTTGTTATGTGGTATGTCTtcattttgtgaaaaaaaaaatctcagtgaatttttttgatctggGTTATGATTCTGATCATATTTAAGGTTGGATTTGCAGTCACTGTGTAATGCATGTGGGATCAGATacaggaagaagagaagagccTCAATGGGTTTGAGCAAGGGACCAGAAAGGAAAAGGGAAAGACTAACTACTCCCACCACCTCAACAAAATCCACCACCACGTCTACCACCGGCAGCCCCACCACTGCAGGAAATCATAATGGAGGTGGTTGGAGTATGTCTTGGACAATGAACTTGATGGCTCTAGGGAAGGAAGTGGTTTTGCAGAGTACAGTTGTGAAGAAACAGAGATGTCAGAGGAGAAGGAAATTAGGAGAGGAAGAACAAGCTGCTTTTTCACTAATGGCACTCTCTTGTGGTTCTGTATTtgcttaaaagaaaaaaagtatacCCCGGTTTTTGTTCTCTTGTGTTTCTCACTCCAATGAAAATGGAAAGGAATAGCTATGTCAAATGTTGTCCGTCTcgttctttcatttttctttcgaGATGGAGAAACCAAAGTTTGGAAAGATAGCAGCAAGGGAAAGTGTGAAGGAAATATGATGAGGTTGTACAACTGTTTTCTGCTAAATTTGTGTACATAATCCATCCGAAGTATGAAGAATTATAAATCATATGTTCCtagttttcttgtttgttcATTTCAAATCCCCAAACCAGACTGACGGTGACATAGCTGGGAAATTTTTGGGAATTCTCTGTTCTTGATTCTACAGAGGTCTTTCAAGATGACCATTTGGGAAGCAAATTGATGATGAAATCTTAAACCAAGTACTGTGACAATCATTAACAAACAGAATTATAGCCGAGTTTCAAACTTAAAAAGATGGTAATTATTGTAGGAGGTGGGCCTAACCATGATTAGTAGGAAATTATAGTTGCTCTTGATATTGTGGGCTTTTTATACCACTTAGGTGTGACTGGTATGGATTGATGGACTGATCATAGTCTTTGCTGCCATTGCCAATGCAATGATTATAGTTGAAGATGCTTGATCCATTACTTTGGGCAGAGCTTGGATGGTTGATTTATTACTTGGGTGGAGCTCCTGTTTTTGGTCTTTGGGCTGGTGTAAAAGGCTGTTTCTGGAGTGGGCTCCTGAGCTGATTGTGAAGGTTTTGGGGCTAGCAATTGGCGACGGGCTTCAGGATGCTAGTGGTGCTGGCCGTGAAATTACTGATAGTGAATTAGTGATAGGAGTTGGCTGGTCCCTCTTGGACTGCTTTGAGTAGCAACTACAACTCACAAACTGGGCCTGGGTCTTGAGGGTGTTAGACGTACAGTTGATAAGGCCTAAGATAGTAAGTGTGATTGGAGTCGTCATATGGATTGAGGGTTTCTATCAGAGCTGTGGATGGTTGCTGCCTTGCTACTGGATTACTTTCGGATTTTGATATGGGTATGGGTGTTGGGTGACTTCACAACGAAGCTTGGTCTTTGTCTCGGGCGAGGAGGCtattttattggtttttttttttttttcccctcttggGATTTTTTGTTTGTCACTCTTGGGATTTCGCTGATTTCTTTATATTGTTTGGTATCCACTAAATTTTGAACTTGAGGTATGTCCCTGTATATATATTCTTATTAATGCAATACTCACTTACAATATTAACATGTCATTATTAAGAAAGAGAAGTTAACTTGATTATTCAAGCCTGAAATAGTTGTAAGGTAGAAAGTCTGAAAGTTTAAGCTTCCATGTCATGAATATTCGTTTGTGTGACCAAAATTCAATTGGGGCAGTTTGCTCATAATAGTGAGTACACTAGATATttaacaaataagaacacctgAACATCCAATTATTTAGTGAGAGAAACCCTAGGGGCTTCATATTCAGATTCTGACTGTGATCTCGTTTTTTGTTTTGACAAGGGAGAAGTCTTGCATGCTGGAATCAAGAATAGAAGCCGGTCGTGATGGATGTTGTTGATACGTGGAGTTGCTACTCATCAAATGTTGCATTGTCGAACCTTCCCTCATTAGAAATTTGAGAAGGGTAATGAACTTGCTGCTGATATAATGGTTGCTCGCTCCATTCAAAATTAGAGATCTCAAACTGCTTAGGAACAACATGATCATGCAATAGTTCATTCAATGAATCTACCTTGGGAAGGAAATTACTTTCGTTGTTGTCCATAGCTAGTGAATTGCTCAAAAGATGATCCTCAAGGCTGTCTAGAGCTAGAAGCTCAGATTGTGAATTCAGAGTTGATGTTGTATTTAAGCTCTGGTGATAAGCAACTTGATTATTTGCTTGGTACATCAATGTCTGAAGGTTTTGAGGCAAATCATTTCCATAACTTCTCGTTCGTTGAGGATCGAAGTATGTCATCAATTTGTTGTTCACAAATCTAGTGCCACTCTCATCTATTTGTTGATATTCAATAACTGTCAACATAAGACAAATTACTAAGTATATTTGAAATTTATACAGATTATGCAATGAAACGCAATCAATGATTACCTGATATCGGTGAAGTTGTCGTTTCCTTTGAAGCAGAAAATGGTTGAAATGGTTGTTGTCCGTATGTTGGAGTCTGTGAAGGAGCAAGCAAAGGCAAAAATCCATATGAAAAAGGAAATTGCGAGCCGTGTTTCATTCCATCAACTCCATACGCATTATTGTTTTCAAACAAACTGGATTGTCTCGATGAATTTGAGCGAAAGTAAGGAGAGTTTGAACTTGGAAACGATTTGTGGCTCAACTCGAACAGCCGCTCGTCGCAAGACAAAAGCTTTTCATAGTGTTTGTCAAGGCATCCAGGAGGGAATACAAGACGATGCCTCCTGAAAAATGGGTTATACCAAGCCATCAAAAACCTTGAAACCCAAGAAAGAAATCGAATCCCTAATTCGTTTGAACAAAT
It encodes:
- the LOC120010230 gene encoding GATA transcription factor 16-like; amino-acid sequence: MDVMMDHRKEKGASIDETDVSETKNQKCCTDCKTTKTPLWRAGPSGPKSLCNACGIRYRKKRRASMGLSKGPERKRERLTTPTTSTKSTTTSTTGSPTTAGNHNGGGWSMSWTMNLMALGKEVVLQSTVVKKQRCQRRRKLGEEEQAAFSLMALSCGSVFA
- the LOC120011346 gene encoding uncharacterized protein LOC120011346, producing MLVQVTEDGEWVDNNGDDGGAVEFESDQITYLANKRLISIPAETQDEKVLTHNLLKLKPVGLNIGNASALQELLEKQFNQAKSSQNSKANRSTKQRVDDSTFLKNAEKMKATNFSAKLVKIGSWQIESRIEGDLVAKCYYAKKKLVWEYLDKSIKLKKKIEIQWSDISAIRAIIHNEHGILDIELNNPPTFHDEDDPQPRKHTCWKLTRDFTNGQGSIYRRHRLVFPPGCLDKHYEKLLSCDERLFELSHKSFPSSNSPYFRSNSSRQSSLFENNNAYGVDGMKHGSQFPFSYGFLPLLAPSQTPTYGQQPFQPFSASKETTTSPISVIEYQQIDESGTRFVNNKLMTYFDPQRTRSYGNDLPQNLQTLMYQANNQVAYHQSLNTTSTLNSQSELLALDSLEDHLLSNSLAMDNNESNFLPKVDSLNELLHDHVVPKQFEISNFEWSEQPLYQQQVHYPSQISNEGRFDNATFDE